GGAGAGGGTCCCGTTCCGCTCTCCTTCGCGCAGCAGCGGATCTGGTTCCAGAGCCAGCTGGAGCCGGACTCGCCCCTCTTCAACGTCTCCCTTGCGCTCCGGCTCACCGGCGCCCTGGACGAGGCCGCCCTCCGCCGCGGTCTGGACGAGATCGCCCGGCGCCACGAGGTGCTGCGCACCGGCTTCGAGCTGCGCGGGGAGACGCCGGTGCAGGTGGTGCACCCGGAGCGGGGCGTCGATTTCACCCGCGTCGAGCTGAGCGGGGCGGAGGATCCGTCGGCGGAGGCGCGCCGGCTGGCGGGGAGCGCGGCGGTAGCGCCCTTCGACCTGGCCCGCGACCCGCTCTTCCGGGTGCTGCTCATGCGGCTGGGTCCGGCGGAGCACGTCCTGGCGATGACGCTGCACCACATCGTGCTGGACAAGTGGTCGTACGGCCTGCTCCTGGGCGAGCTGGTCGCCCTCTACGGCGCCTTCCGGGAGGGGAGGCCGTCGCCGCTCCCGGAGCTGCCGGTGCAGTACGCCGACTTCGCCGCGTGGCAGCGGACCCGTCTGCAGGGGGAGACGCTGGAGCGCCAGCTCGCCTTCTGGAAGAGGCTGCTGGAGGGCGCCCCGGAGTCGCTGGATTTCCCCATGGACCTCCCCCGGGCCGTCCCGCAGCCGTTCCAGGCGGCCTCGCACCCGGTGCGCATCGGGCGCGACGCCGCCGCGGCGCTGCGTGAGCTGGCGCGGGCGGAGGGGGCGACCCTCTACACCGTGCTCCTGGCGGCGTACGCGGTGCTCCTGCAGCGCTGGACCGGGCAGCCCGACCTGGTGGTGGGCACCTTCATCGCCAACCGCACGCGCACCGAGACGGAGCGGCTGCTGGGCAGCTTCGCGAACACGCTGGTGCTGCGGGTGAGGGCGGAGGAGACGCTCTCCTTCCGGGGCCTCCTCCGGCAGCTGCGCGAGACGATGCTGGAGGCGCAGGCCAACCAGGAGCTCCCCTTCGAGCGCCTGGTGGAGGAGCTGCAGCCGGCGCGCGAGGCGGGGCGCATGCCCCTCATCCAGACGGCGCTGAACCTCCAGAAGGCCGCGCTGCCGTCGCTCGACATCCCCGGGCTGGGGGTGGAGCTGCTCCCGGTGCCGAGCGGCGCCACGGGGCTCGACCTCCACCTGGCGCTCGAGGAGACCGAGGACGGAGTGGCCGGGGTCCTGGAGTACAACGCCCACCTGCACCTGCCCGCGACCGCCGCCATGCTGGCGGAGGCGTTCTTCCGGGTGCTGGAGGCGGCCGTGTCCGGTCCCGACACCCCGCTGGAGGAGATCGACCTCCACCCGGAGGCGGACCGGCGGCTGCGGGCGGATCTCAACGACACGCGGGCGGAGTACCCGCGCGACGTGCCCGTGCACTCCCTCGTCGAGGCGCAGGCGGCGCGCACCCCCCGGCGGAAGGCCCTGGTGTGCGGAGACGTCTCCTGGACGTACGAGGAGCTGGACGCCCGCGCCAACCGTCTCGCCCACCACCTGCGTGGCCTGGGCGTGGGGCCGGAGCGGCGCGTGGGCCTCCTCCTGGAGCGCTCGGCGGAGATGGTGACGGCGGCGCTGGCGGTGATGAAGGCCGGCGGGACCTACCTTCCGCTGGACCTCTCCCTGCCCGACCAGCGCCTGGCCTGGATGGCCAGGGACGCGGGAGTCGTGGCGGTCGTCACCCAGGCCGCGCTGCGCGACCGCGCTCCGCTGCCCGGGGCTCCGCTGGTGGTCCTGGACGACCGCGCCGTGCAGGATTCGCTCGCCGCGTCTCCGGCCACCGCCCCGGAGCGGAGCGCGGACGCCTGGAACGCCGTGTACCTCCTCTACACCTCCGGCTCGACCGGAGAGCCCAAGGGGGTCGTGGTCCAGCACCGTACCGTGGTGAACTTCCTGTCGTCCCTGCGCGACCTGCTGGGAATCGGCGAGGGAGACACGCTGCTGGCGATCACCCGGCTCGGCTTCGACATCTCGGTGCTGGAGCTGTTCCTCCCCCTCAGCGCGGGCGCGACGGTCGAGGTCGCGGAGCAGGACGTGGTGGCCGAGCCCCGCCGGCTGGCGGAGCGGATCGGGCGCGGCGGCGTCACGGTGATGCAGGCCACCCCGGCCACCTGGCAGATGCTCCTGGAGGTCGGGTGGGCGGGGGAGCCGGGGCTTACCCTGCTCTGTGGCGGCGAGGCGCTCCCCGGGCCGCTCGCGGAGCGGCTCCTGCGCTGCGGCGCGGCGCTGTGGAACCTGTACGGGCCCACGGAGACCACCATCTGGTCCGCGGCGCACAGGGTGGAGGCGGCGCCCGCGAGCGGAGCGGTGGAGCTGGGGCGGCCGATCGCCAACACCACGCTCCACGTGCTGGACGCGCGGATGCGTCCGGTGCTTTCCGGCGCCCCGGGGGAGCTGTACATCGGCGGCGAGGGGCTGGCCCGCGGATACCTGCACCGGCCCGGGCTGACCGCGGAGCGTTTCGTGCCCGATCCCTTCTCCGCGGTTCCGGGCGCGCGCCTCTACCGCACCGGGGACCTGGCGCGGCTGCGGGCGGACGGAGGGGTGGAGTTCCTGGGACGCACCGACCACCAGGTGAAGGTGCGCGGCTTCCGCGTCGAGCTGGGGGAGATCGAGGCGGCGCTGCTCGGCTGCCCGGGGGTGGCACAGGCCGCGGTGCTCGCCCACGGCGAGGATGCGGCGCGCTCGCTGGTGGCGTACGTGGTTCCCGCCGCCGAGGGGCCCGGAACGGCTCCCGCGGAGGAGCGGACCCGGCGCTGGGCCTCGCTCTGGGACGAGGCGTACGCCGGAGGAGGGGAGCCGCCGGACCCCGCGCTCAACCTGGCGGGCTGGAACAGCAGCTTCACGGGTGGGCCGATCCCCGAGTCCGAGATGCGCGACTGGGTGGGCCACACCGTCGGGCGCATCCACGCCCTGGGCGCCCGCCGCGTACTGGAGATCGGCTGCGGAACGGGTCTTCTCCTCTTCCGGCTCGCGCCCGGGTGCACCGACTACTGGGGAACCGACTTCTCACCCACCGCGCTCGAATACCTGCGCCGCCACCTGGACGGGGACGCTCCCTCCAGGGTGCGCCTGCTGGAGCGCGCGGCCGACGACTTCTCGGGGATCCCGCAGGGCTACTTCGACGCGGTGGTGCTCAACTCGGTGGTACAGTACTTCCCCGACGTGGAGTACCTGGAGCGCGTGCTGGAGCAGGCCGTGCGCGCGGTGGCGCCCGGCGGCGTGGTCTTCGTGGGCGACGTGCGCAGCCTGCCCCTCCTGGAGGCGTTCCACCTCTCGGTGGAGCTGTCGCTGGCACCGGCCACCCTCCCGGCGGAGGAGCTCCGCAGGCGCGTGCGGCGGCGCATCTCGCACGACCCCGAGCTGATGCTCGCCCCGGAGCTCTTCGCCGCGCTGGGAGAGCGGCTGCCGCGGGCCACCCGGGTGGAGGTGCAGCTCAAGCGGGGGAGCCGCCCCGCCGAGCTCACCCGCTTCCGCTACGACGTGCTCC
This genomic stretch from Longimicrobiaceae bacterium harbors:
- a CDS encoding amino acid adenylation domain-containing protein: MSARTPSIADLTPEQLARLQLRLQALRGDAPAHDRIPRREGEGPVPLSFAQQRIWFQSQLEPDSPLFNVSLALRLTGALDEAALRRGLDEIARRHEVLRTGFELRGETPVQVVHPERGVDFTRVELSGAEDPSAEARRLAGSAAVAPFDLARDPLFRVLLMRLGPAEHVLAMTLHHIVLDKWSYGLLLGELVALYGAFREGRPSPLPELPVQYADFAAWQRTRLQGETLERQLAFWKRLLEGAPESLDFPMDLPRAVPQPFQAASHPVRIGRDAAAALRELARAEGATLYTVLLAAYAVLLQRWTGQPDLVVGTFIANRTRTETERLLGSFANTLVLRVRAEETLSFRGLLRQLRETMLEAQANQELPFERLVEELQPAREAGRMPLIQTALNLQKAALPSLDIPGLGVELLPVPSGATGLDLHLALEETEDGVAGVLEYNAHLHLPATAAMLAEAFFRVLEAAVSGPDTPLEEIDLHPEADRRLRADLNDTRAEYPRDVPVHSLVEAQAARTPRRKALVCGDVSWTYEELDARANRLAHHLRGLGVGPERRVGLLLERSAEMVTAALAVMKAGGTYLPLDLSLPDQRLAWMARDAGVVAVVTQAALRDRAPLPGAPLVVLDDRAVQDSLAASPATAPERSADAWNAVYLLYTSGSTGEPKGVVVQHRTVVNFLSSLRDLLGIGEGDTLLAITRLGFDISVLELFLPLSAGATVEVAEQDVVAEPRRLAERIGRGGVTVMQATPATWQMLLEVGWAGEPGLTLLCGGEALPGPLAERLLRCGAALWNLYGPTETTIWSAAHRVEAAPASGAVELGRPIANTTLHVLDARMRPVLSGAPGELYIGGEGLARGYLHRPGLTAERFVPDPFSAVPGARLYRTGDLARLRADGGVEFLGRTDHQVKVRGFRVELGEIEAALLGCPGVAQAAVLAHGEDAARSLVAYVVPAAEGPGTAPAEERTRRWASLWDEAYAGGGEPPDPALNLAGWNSSFTGGPIPESEMRDWVGHTVGRIHALGARRVLEIGCGTGLLLFRLAPGCTDYWGTDFSPTALEYLRRHLDGDAPSRVRLLERAADDFSGIPQGYFDAVVLNSVVQYFPDVEYLERVLEQAVRAVAPGGVVFVGDVRSLPLLEAFHLSVELSLAPATLPAEELRRRVRRRISHDPELMLAPELFAALGERLPRATRVEVQLKRGSRPAELTRFRYDVLLHVEGEVPRVHAPGGLDWEAEALTPEAVRRRLEAERPQVLALRNVPNARVGGVLRAVEELTASAPEVDALRRLAEGEDGVDPEVFWALGEETGYCAQVWWAASGDPGRFDVVLVRPGAGAVRAEAAAPAPSRYFHGGRPPQEESGARLVAALRERLGERLPEYMVPASFVLMPSLPLNANGKVDRKALPMSDVGSAAAKGHVAPRTALERMVAEVWGEVLGRERIGADDDFFALGGHSLRATQAVVRLQARLGIEIPVRTALTHTRVRDFAAALEARVAEGTGAERRPPIVPAARPGEPSPLSFSQQRLWLVHQLEGEHRVYHLPFRVQLSGRLDVGVLRRALEEVVRRHAALRTRFLEVDGLPVQSAVPPFALELPLADLRGLADPRAHAGRLAADEARRPFDLGSGRLLRVLLVRLDEEEHALLLTLHHIAADGWSLGVLVREVAALYRAFLANVPSPLPELPVQYADYAVWQREWLTPERQERQLDYWRRQLENVPELVLRGDLAHDAVASREGATAPFVLPAELADGLRRLSRTLDATLFMTLLSAFQVLLRWQGRGDEVVVGTDVANRNAQAETEALIGFFVNQLVLRTDLSGDPTFADLVERVRGVTLAAYDHQDVPFDRVVEALNPKRVRGGTPFFRVKLVLQNAGSGEALELPGLEMRPFAVERGAAQLDLVLALEDASGPMGGHVEYRSALFSRDLVRRRIEQYRAVLEAVVERPQRRLSELEALLEERERRQQESAREALHARRRARFQDRARHTSPLPPLLEP